One region of Acidimicrobiia bacterium genomic DNA includes:
- a CDS encoding CDP-alcohol phosphatidyltransferase family protein — protein MTNRRPRERGELASELAAATSELVEVTTERVRKFSETAIKTPANAVTFLRLVFSIPVLVWILDEGGATWGTFTGWLMLWITDGLDGWLARRDGTTRSGAFLDPLADKILVLGGFIALAINGNFGWIPVGIVAAREIFISAFRIVEGRRGVSFPARRLGKWKANVQFLAVALVLFPPTADNPDVHDVALWTAVALSIVSAVDLVWTAFRDYEYAS, from the coding sequence GTGACGAACCGTCGGCCGCGCGAGCGCGGTGAGCTCGCTAGCGAGCTGGCCGCGGCCACGAGTGAGCTCGTCGAGGTCACCACCGAGCGTGTGCGCAAGTTCAGCGAGACCGCGATCAAGACGCCGGCCAACGCGGTCACGTTCCTTCGACTCGTTTTCAGCATTCCGGTGTTGGTGTGGATCCTCGACGAGGGCGGTGCCACCTGGGGCACGTTCACCGGCTGGCTGATGCTCTGGATCACCGACGGGCTCGACGGCTGGCTCGCGCGGCGCGACGGCACCACGCGCTCGGGCGCGTTCCTCGATCCGCTGGCCGACAAGATCCTCGTGCTCGGTGGCTTCATCGCGCTGGCGATCAACGGCAACTTCGGATGGATCCCGGTTGGGATCGTGGCGGCACGCGAGATCTTCATCTCCGCGTTCCGGATCGTCGAGGGACGTCGCGGTGTGTCGTTCCCGGCGCGACGGCTCGGCAAGTGGAAGGCAAACGTCCAGTTCCTCGCGGTTGCACTCGTGCTCTTCCCACCCACGGCCGACAACCCCGACGTCCACGATGTCGCACTCTGGACCGCGGTCGCCTTGTCCATCGTGTCGGCGGTGGACCTCGTGTGGACGGCGTTTCGGGAT